The Streptomyces sp. NBC_01353 genome contains a region encoding:
- a CDS encoding AAA family ATPase, whose product MSTPDDGWRLFRGDGTTRRVEFPEAPPWRRFTPSAEVPALPRPYLIGPAEADVVNAALLLRRPLLVSGYPGTGKSSLAHAVAHELDLGRVLHWPINSRSTLQEALYRYDAVGRLREANLHRDRHDSRDPSATEPGIGSYVRLGPLGTALVPRARPRVLLVDELDKGDVDLPNDLLTVFEEGEFEVPELARLTEHESMVEVLTDDPDERIPVVRGRIRCTEFPVVIITSNGEREFPPAFLRRCIRLDLPEPDEQTLRGIVEAHLGAGTLQGVDDPLREFLGRRAPGELATDQLLNAVFLRKGGVDLDAGGLLNAVLHRLGRAV is encoded by the coding sequence ATGAGCACTCCGGACGACGGGTGGCGGCTCTTCCGCGGCGACGGAACGACCCGCCGAGTGGAGTTCCCCGAAGCACCGCCATGGCGTCGGTTCACTCCGTCCGCCGAGGTCCCCGCCCTGCCAAGGCCCTATCTCATCGGCCCCGCCGAGGCAGATGTCGTGAACGCGGCTCTCCTCCTGCGCCGACCACTGCTGGTGTCGGGGTATCCGGGCACCGGCAAATCCTCCCTGGCGCACGCCGTGGCCCACGAACTGGACCTCGGCCGCGTGCTGCACTGGCCGATCAACAGCCGTTCGACCCTGCAGGAGGCCCTGTACCGGTATGACGCCGTCGGCCGGCTGCGCGAAGCGAACCTGCACCGTGACAGGCATGACAGCCGTGACCCCAGCGCTACCGAGCCCGGGATCGGTAGCTATGTCCGGTTGGGTCCACTGGGCACGGCACTGGTACCACGCGCCCGGCCCCGGGTCCTGCTCGTCGACGAGCTGGACAAAGGCGATGTGGACCTGCCGAACGACCTGCTGACCGTCTTCGAGGAAGGCGAGTTCGAGGTGCCGGAACTCGCCCGTCTGACAGAGCACGAGTCCATGGTCGAGGTGCTGACCGACGACCCCGACGAACGGATCCCCGTCGTACGCGGCCGGATCCGCTGCACGGAGTTCCCCGTCGTGATCATCACCAGCAACGGCGAGCGGGAGTTCCCTCCCGCATTTCTCCGGCGCTGTATCCGGCTCGATCTGCCCGAGCCGGACGAGCAGACACTGCGCGGCATTGTCGAGGCGCATCTCGGAGCCGGGACCCTGCAGGGCGTCGACGACCCGCTCCGGGAGTTCCTCGGGCGCCGTGCGCCTGGCGAGCTGGCCACCGACCAGCTGCTCAACGCGGTGTTCCTCCGTAAAGGAGGGGTGGATCTCGACGCCGGCGGACTGCTGAACGCCGTACTGCACCGGCTCGGCAGGGCGGTGTAG